A portion of the Pseudomonas protegens CHA0 genome contains these proteins:
- a CDS encoding zinc-dependent alcohol dehydrogenase family protein, which translates to MSRTIRFHKFGPAEVLKCEEHAASLPAPGEVQVRVEAIGISWYDVLWRQNLASSHARLPSGLGHEMAGVVTAVGEGVDDLAVGDKVASFPAESPNDYPVYGELIVLPRSALTRYPDVLSPIEAAVHYTPLLIAYFAYADLARVKPGQFALVTDASHCAGPSFVQLGKALGVRVIAATKTAEEREYLLSLGAEKVIVTEEQDLLMQINKLTDNRGVDVVFDGLGGPQMSMLGDVLAPRGSLVLYGLQGGNQTPFPACAAFQKNIQFFVHCIGNFTGKPELGIVQDQVALQRALRDINQLTADRVLLPLKTRVFAFNEFVEAHRYMDECPCRERVALQVEPV; encoded by the coding sequence ATGTCCCGCACGATTCGTTTTCACAAGTTTGGACCGGCCGAGGTGCTCAAATGCGAAGAGCATGCGGCCTCGTTGCCTGCGCCAGGCGAAGTGCAGGTACGAGTCGAAGCCATCGGTATCAGCTGGTATGACGTGCTCTGGCGGCAGAACCTGGCGTCGTCCCATGCGCGCCTGCCCTCGGGCCTGGGGCACGAAATGGCCGGTGTGGTCACGGCCGTGGGCGAGGGCGTCGACGACCTGGCGGTAGGTGACAAGGTGGCGAGTTTTCCCGCCGAAAGCCCCAACGATTACCCGGTGTATGGCGAGCTGATCGTCCTGCCGCGTTCGGCCCTGACCCGTTATCCCGATGTTCTCAGCCCGATCGAGGCTGCTGTTCATTACACGCCGCTGCTGATCGCCTATTTCGCCTACGCCGACCTGGCGCGGGTCAAGCCGGGGCAGTTTGCCCTGGTCACGGACGCCAGCCATTGTGCCGGGCCGTCCTTTGTCCAGTTGGGCAAGGCCCTGGGTGTGCGGGTGATTGCCGCGACCAAGACCGCTGAAGAGCGTGAATACCTGCTGTCCCTGGGTGCCGAGAAGGTGATTGTCACCGAGGAACAGGACCTGCTGATGCAGATCAACAAGCTCACCGACAACCGCGGCGTCGACGTGGTGTTCGACGGCCTGGGCGGCCCGCAGATGTCCATGCTCGGCGATGTCCTGGCGCCCCGTGGCAGCCTGGTGCTCTATGGCCTGCAAGGCGGCAACCAGACGCCGTTCCCGGCCTGCGCGGCGTTCCAGAAGAACATCCAGTTCTTCGTCCATTGCATCGGCAACTTCACTGGCAAGCCGGAGCTGGGAATTGTTCAGGATCAGGTCGCGCTGCAGCGTGCGTTGCGCGACATCAACCAGCTCACCGCGGACCGGGTGCTGCTCCCCCTGAAGACCCGGGTATTCGCGTTCAACGAGTTTGTCGAGGCGCACCGCTACATGGATGAATGCCCATGCCGCGAACGGGTCGCGCTTCAGGTCGAACCGGTCTGA
- the pgm gene encoding phosphoglucomutase (alpha-D-glucose-1,6-bisphosphate-dependent): MTLSPFAGKPAPAELLVDIPRLVTAYYTGQPDASVSTQRVAFGTSGHRGSSFDLSFNEWHVLAISQAICLYRESQGIDGPLFVGIDTHALSTPAGASALEVLAANGVTVMIAAGDEYTPTPAVSHAILCYNRGRTSGLADGIVITPSHNPPQSGGYKYNPTNGGPADTHITKWIEAKANELLAAKLAGVKRIGYEQALKANTTHRHDYLNTYVADLVNVIDLDAIRNAKLRLGVDPLGGAGVRYWSAIAEHYRLDLEVVNKQVDATFRFMSVDWDGQIRMDPSSSYAMQGLIGLKERFDVAFACDPDHDRHGIVTPSGGLLAPNNYLAVSIDYLFQNRPQWRADAAVGKTVVSSGLIDRVAARLGRRLYEVPVGFKWFADGLFDGSLGFGGEESAGASFLRRDGGVWSTDKDGLIPSLLAAEMTARTGRDPSQAYRALCDELGEPFSVRVDAKANPQQKALLSKLSPQQVTSTQLAGEPIQQILSHAPGNDQAIGGLKVMTENGWFAARPSGTEDIYKIYAESFIGDDHLKQLVQEAQTLVDTAISGN; encoded by the coding sequence ATGACTCTCAGTCCTTTTGCGGGCAAACCGGCACCGGCTGAATTGTTGGTCGACATCCCGCGACTGGTTACGGCTTATTACACCGGTCAGCCTGATGCATCGGTGTCTACCCAGCGTGTGGCCTTCGGCACCTCCGGGCACCGTGGCAGCTCGTTCGATCTGAGTTTCAACGAATGGCATGTGCTGGCCATCAGCCAGGCCATTTGCCTGTACCGCGAATCCCAGGGCATCGACGGCCCGCTGTTTGTCGGCATCGACACCCATGCCCTGTCGACCCCGGCCGGGGCCAGCGCCCTGGAAGTGCTGGCGGCCAATGGCGTGACCGTGATGATTGCTGCCGGCGACGAGTACACCCCGACCCCAGCGGTGTCCCACGCCATCCTCTGCTATAACCGGGGGCGTACATCGGGCCTGGCGGACGGCATCGTCATCACCCCGTCCCATAATCCGCCACAAAGCGGCGGCTACAAGTACAACCCCACCAACGGCGGCCCGGCCGACACCCACATCACCAAGTGGATCGAAGCCAAGGCCAATGAACTGCTGGCAGCCAAGCTGGCCGGGGTCAAGCGCATCGGTTACGAACAGGCGCTGAAGGCCAACACCACCCATCGCCACGATTACCTCAACACCTACGTCGCCGACCTGGTCAACGTCATCGACCTGGACGCCATCCGCAACGCCAAGCTGCGCCTGGGCGTGGATCCGCTGGGCGGAGCAGGGGTGCGCTACTGGTCGGCGATCGCAGAGCACTACCGCCTGGACCTGGAGGTGGTGAACAAGCAGGTGGACGCCACTTTCCGCTTCATGTCGGTGGATTGGGACGGGCAGATCCGCATGGACCCGTCCTCCAGCTACGCCATGCAGGGCCTGATCGGCCTCAAGGAACGCTTCGACGTGGCCTTCGCCTGCGACCCTGATCACGATCGCCACGGCATCGTCACCCCGAGCGGCGGCCTGCTGGCGCCGAACAACTACCTGGCGGTGTCTATCGATTACCTGTTCCAGAATCGGCCGCAATGGCGCGCTGATGCCGCGGTGGGCAAGACCGTGGTCAGCAGCGGCCTGATCGACCGGGTCGCTGCACGCCTGGGCCGCCGTCTGTATGAAGTGCCGGTGGGCTTCAAGTGGTTTGCCGATGGCCTGTTCGACGGCTCACTGGGCTTTGGCGGCGAAGAAAGCGCCGGTGCCTCTTTCCTGCGCCGCGACGGTGGCGTCTGGAGCACCGACAAGGATGGCCTGATCCCGTCCCTGCTGGCGGCGGAAATGACCGCGCGTACCGGTCGCGATCCGAGCCAGGCCTACCGCGCCCTGTGCGACGAGCTGGGTGAGCCGTTCTCGGTCCGCGTCGATGCCAAGGCCAACCCGCAGCAGAAGGCCCTGCTCAGCAAGCTGTCGCCACAGCAGGTGACTTCGACCCAATTGGCCGGCGAGCCGATCCAGCAGATCCTCAGCCATGCACCGGGCAATGACCAGGCCATTGGCGGCCTGAAAGTCATGACGGAGAACGGCTGGTTCGCCGCACGCCCGTCGGGTACTGAAGACATCTACAAGATCTACGCTGAAAGCTTCATCGGCGACGACCACCTCAAGCAACTGGTGCAGGAAGCCCAGACCCTGGTGGACACCGCCATCAGCGGCAACTGA
- the mexE gene encoding multidrug efflux RND transporter periplasmic adaptor subunit MexE: MDQSVKLLRFPLAVLAVLVMSACGKAPETASAPPAAKVSVAKVLEQPVNEWDEFTGRLEAPETVEIRPRVSGQIDQVAFTEGALVKKGDLLFQIDPRPFQAEVRRLEAQLQQARATATRSANEAQRGQRLLTSNAISAELADTRTSAAQEARAGVDAIQAQLDVAKLNLSFTRVVAPISGRVSRAQITAGNLVTADVTPLTSLVSTDKVYAYFDADERVYLKYTQLARQGQRGQTTPVYLGLSNEEGHPHLGQMNFVDNQVNPKTGTIRGRAVFDNSDGSYTPGLYARLKLVGSGTYSAMLINDEAVGTDLGKKFVLVMDADNKPAYRAVELGPKIEGLRIVRNGLSKDDTIIVKGLQRARPGAPVTPEVIPMASKETLAALAQQRQALEASNLPQVTPAKAAPAVKLAAATPRG; the protein is encoded by the coding sequence ATGGACCAGTCAGTCAAACTCCTACGTTTTCCACTCGCCGTTCTCGCCGTGCTGGTGATGAGCGCGTGCGGCAAAGCCCCTGAGACCGCCTCCGCCCCGCCCGCTGCCAAAGTCAGCGTGGCCAAGGTACTGGAACAGCCGGTCAACGAATGGGATGAATTCACCGGGCGCCTGGAAGCCCCGGAAACCGTGGAGATCCGACCTCGGGTCTCGGGCCAGATCGATCAGGTGGCCTTCACCGAAGGCGCCCTGGTGAAGAAAGGCGACCTGCTGTTCCAGATCGACCCACGGCCTTTCCAGGCTGAAGTACGCCGCCTCGAAGCCCAGCTGCAACAGGCTCGGGCCACCGCGACCCGCAGTGCCAACGAAGCCCAGCGCGGCCAGCGCCTGCTGACCAGCAACGCGATTTCCGCCGAGCTGGCCGACACCCGCACCAGCGCCGCCCAGGAAGCCCGGGCCGGGGTCGATGCGATCCAGGCCCAGTTGGACGTGGCCAAGCTCAACCTGAGTTTCACCCGGGTGGTGGCGCCCATCAGCGGCCGGGTCAGCCGCGCGCAGATCACCGCCGGCAACCTGGTGACCGCCGATGTCACCCCGCTCACCAGCCTGGTCTCCACCGACAAGGTCTACGCCTACTTCGACGCCGACGAGCGCGTGTACCTCAAGTACACCCAGCTCGCCCGCCAGGGCCAGCGCGGCCAGACCACCCCGGTGTACCTGGGCCTGTCCAATGAAGAAGGCCACCCGCACCTGGGGCAGATGAACTTCGTCGACAACCAGGTCAACCCCAAGACCGGCACCATCCGTGGCCGCGCGGTGTTCGACAACAGCGACGGCAGCTACACCCCGGGCCTCTATGCGCGCCTGAAACTGGTGGGCAGTGGCACCTACTCGGCGATGCTGATCAACGACGAAGCCGTGGGCACCGACCTGGGCAAGAAGTTCGTGCTGGTGATGGACGCCGACAACAAACCGGCCTACCGCGCCGTGGAACTGGGGCCGAAGATCGAAGGCCTGCGCATCGTGCGCAACGGTCTGAGCAAGGACGACACCATCATCGTCAAGGGCTTGCAGCGGGCACGTCCCGGCGCACCGGTCACGCCTGAAGTGATCCCCATGGCCAGCAAGGAAACCCTCGCCGCCCTGGCCCAACAACGCCAAGCACTGGAAGCCAGCAACCTGCCGCAGGTCACCCCTGCCAAGGCGGCTCCGGCTGTGAAACTCGCCGCTGCGACACCGCGCGGTTAA
- the fdxH gene encoding formate dehydrogenase subunit beta yields the protein MSMQSQDIIRRSATNAFTPAPRARDHQAEVAKLIDVSICIGCKACQVACNEWNDLRDEVGHNVGVYDNPADLSADTWTLMRFDEHENEAGKLEWLIRKDGCMHCADPGCLKACPQPGAIIQYANGIVDFQSEHCIGCGYCVAGCPFDVPRISKKDNKAYKCTLCVDRVTVGQEPACVKTCPTGAINFGSKADMLVQAAERVTELQGRGFAGAGIYDPQAVGGTHVFYVLQHADQPQLYHKLNPDPRISSAIEGWKGWLKPAAAVAFFATLAGTVFHYIGVGPNEVEEDLKENP from the coding sequence ATGTCCATGCAATCCCAAGACATCATCCGCCGTTCGGCCACCAACGCCTTCACCCCGGCGCCGCGGGCCCGCGATCACCAGGCCGAAGTGGCCAAGCTGATCGACGTCAGCATCTGCATCGGCTGCAAGGCGTGCCAGGTGGCGTGCAACGAATGGAACGACCTGCGCGACGAAGTCGGCCACAACGTCGGGGTCTACGACAACCCCGCCGACCTCAGCGCCGACACCTGGACCCTGATGCGTTTCGACGAGCACGAGAACGAAGCCGGCAAGCTCGAATGGCTGATCCGCAAGGACGGCTGCATGCACTGTGCCGACCCTGGCTGCCTGAAAGCCTGCCCGCAACCGGGAGCGATCATCCAGTACGCCAACGGCATCGTCGACTTCCAGTCCGAGCACTGCATAGGTTGCGGCTACTGCGTCGCCGGCTGCCCGTTCGACGTGCCGCGCATCAGCAAGAAGGACAACAAGGCTTACAAGTGCACCCTGTGCGTTGACCGGGTCACGGTGGGCCAGGAGCCGGCTTGCGTGAAGACCTGCCCCACCGGGGCGATCAACTTCGGCAGCAAGGCCGACATGCTGGTGCAGGCCGCAGAACGGGTCACCGAACTGCAGGGCCGCGGCTTTGCCGGCGCGGGGATCTACGACCCGCAAGCGGTGGGCGGAACCCATGTGTTCTACGTGCTGCAACACGCCGACCAGCCGCAGCTGTACCACAAGCTCAACCCTGACCCGCGCATCAGCAGCGCGATCGAAGGCTGGAAAGGCTGGCTCAAGCCGGCGGCCGCCGTGGCTTTCTTCGCCACCTTGGCCGGTACGGTATTCCACTACATCGGCGTCGGCCCGAACGAAGTCGAAGAAGACCTCAAGGAGAACCCGTGA
- the fdnG gene encoding formate dehydrogenase-N subunit alpha yields the protein MTLGRRQFFKLCTAGAVATTAVSLGFAPTTANASQSRQYKLLRARETRNNCTYCSVGCGILMYSLGDGAKNAKARIFHIEGDPDHPVSRGSLCPKGAGLVDYIHSEQRLLYPEYRAPGSDQWQRVSWDYAIERIARLMKDDRDANFIEKNAKGVTVNRWLSTGMLCSSAASSETGSLDQRFTRALGILGTDSQARVCHAPTVSALAPTFGRGAMTNNWVDIKNANVVLIMGGNPAEAHPVGFKWVIEAKIRNGAKVIVVDPRFNRSAAVADIYSPVRAGSDVTFLMGMVNYLLSNDRIQHEYVRAYTNASLIVRSDYRFDDGLFSGYDAKARRYDRSSWAYELDEQGHARRDLSLSHPRCVLNLLKQHVSRYTPERVSQICGTPQADFLEICEIMASTSVPDKTATFLYALGWTHHTTGAQMIRGSGMIQLLLGNIGMAGGGVNALRGHSNIQGYTDLGLLSQRLPGYMNLPSDNQASLATYLKETTPNAQLPGQVNYYQNTPKFFISLMKSLYGDKATRDNQWGFDWLPKWDESYDVLNFSNRMYEGKVNGYIAQGFNPIAAFPDKNKAAAALAKLKFLVIIDPLATETSSFWQNHGESNDVDPAQIQTEVFRLPSSCFAEENGSIVNSGRWLQWHWAGAAPPGEAWHDGKILGHLFMKLRELYRGEGGACPEQVLNMAWDYRDPYDPAPEEVAKQSNGYALADVRDDQGNLILRKGQLLDNFGQLRDDGSTACFNWIFAGSWTEAGNQMARRDNADSGLGCTPGWAWAWPQNRRILYNRASADPQGNPWDAQRKIIGWDGSRWSGIDVPDFPVNLAPGTQANPFIMLPEGLGRLFSVGAMNDGPFPEHYEPTESPLAHNPLHPNVSKSPTARLYDSDRTRMGSREEFPYVATTYSITELFRHWTKHSRLNAIIQPEQFIEIGEVLAQEKGIVQGDLVRVSTKRGYIKAKAVVTKRIRRLQIDGQPVDTIGIPCHWGYEGATRKGFLANTLTPGVGDSNTNTPEYKAFLVNVEKA from the coding sequence ATGACACTTGGCAGAAGACAGTTCTTTAAACTTTGTACAGCCGGTGCCGTGGCCACCACCGCCGTATCCCTGGGCTTCGCGCCCACCACGGCCAATGCCAGCCAGTCGCGCCAGTACAAACTGCTGCGCGCCAGGGAAACCCGCAACAACTGCACCTACTGCTCGGTCGGTTGCGGCATCCTGATGTACAGCCTGGGCGATGGCGCAAAGAACGCCAAGGCGCGGATCTTCCATATCGAAGGCGACCCTGACCACCCGGTGAGCCGCGGCTCGCTGTGCCCCAAAGGCGCCGGCCTGGTCGACTACATCCACAGTGAGCAACGCTTGCTGTACCCCGAGTACCGCGCCCCGGGCTCGGACCAATGGCAGCGGGTCAGCTGGGATTACGCCATCGAACGCATCGCGCGGTTGATGAAGGACGACCGCGACGCCAACTTCATCGAGAAAAACGCCAAGGGCGTCACGGTCAATCGCTGGCTGTCCACCGGCATGCTCTGCTCGTCGGCCGCCAGCAGCGAGACCGGCTCGCTCGACCAGCGCTTCACCCGCGCCCTGGGCATCCTCGGCACCGACAGCCAGGCCCGGGTCTGCCACGCGCCGACGGTCTCGGCGCTGGCCCCGACCTTCGGCCGTGGCGCCATGACCAACAACTGGGTCGACATCAAGAACGCCAACGTGGTGCTGATCATGGGCGGCAACCCGGCCGAGGCGCATCCGGTGGGGTTCAAGTGGGTGATCGAGGCCAAGATCCGCAATGGCGCCAAGGTCATCGTGGTGGATCCGCGCTTCAACCGCAGCGCCGCGGTGGCGGATATCTACTCGCCGGTGCGCGCCGGTTCCGACGTGACCTTCCTCATGGGCATGGTCAACTACCTGCTCAGCAACGATCGCATCCAGCATGAATACGTGCGCGCCTACACCAACGCCTCGTTGATCGTGCGCAGCGACTACCGCTTCGATGACGGCCTGTTCAGCGGCTACGACGCCAAGGCTCGGCGCTACGACCGCAGCTCCTGGGCCTACGAGCTGGACGAACAAGGTCACGCCCGCCGCGACCTGAGCCTGAGCCACCCGCGCTGCGTGCTCAACCTGCTCAAGCAGCATGTCAGCCGCTACACCCCGGAGCGGGTCAGCCAGATCTGCGGTACGCCCCAGGCCGACTTCCTGGAGATTTGCGAGATCATGGCCAGCACCAGCGTGCCGGACAAGACCGCGACCTTCCTCTATGCCCTGGGCTGGACACACCACACCACCGGCGCCCAGATGATCCGCGGCTCGGGCATGATCCAGCTGCTGCTGGGCAACATCGGCATGGCTGGCGGCGGCGTCAATGCTCTGCGCGGGCACTCCAATATCCAGGGCTACACCGACCTTGGCCTGCTCTCGCAGCGCCTGCCGGGCTACATGAACCTGCCGTCCGACAACCAGGCCAGCCTGGCGACCTACCTCAAGGAAACGACCCCAAACGCCCAACTGCCCGGCCAGGTCAACTACTACCAGAACACCCCCAAGTTCTTTATCAGCCTGATGAAGAGCCTGTACGGCGACAAGGCCACCCGTGACAATCAATGGGGCTTCGACTGGCTGCCCAAGTGGGACGAGAGCTACGACGTACTGAACTTCTCCAACCGCATGTATGAAGGCAAGGTCAACGGCTACATCGCCCAGGGCTTCAACCCGATTGCCGCCTTCCCGGACAAGAACAAGGCCGCCGCGGCGCTGGCCAAGCTCAAGTTCCTGGTGATCATCGACCCGCTGGCCACCGAGACTTCGAGCTTCTGGCAGAACCACGGCGAGTCCAACGATGTCGACCCGGCGCAGATCCAGACCGAAGTGTTCCGCCTGCCCTCGAGCTGCTTTGCCGAGGAAAACGGCTCGATCGTCAACTCCGGGCGCTGGCTGCAGTGGCACTGGGCCGGCGCTGCGCCACCCGGCGAGGCCTGGCACGACGGCAAGATCCTCGGCCACCTGTTCATGAAACTACGCGAGCTGTACCGCGGCGAAGGCGGCGCCTGCCCCGAGCAGGTGCTGAATATGGCCTGGGACTACCGCGACCCCTACGACCCCGCTCCCGAGGAAGTGGCCAAGCAATCCAACGGCTACGCCCTGGCCGACGTGCGTGATGACCAGGGCAACCTGATCCTGCGCAAGGGCCAGTTGCTGGACAACTTCGGCCAACTGCGCGACGACGGCAGCACCGCCTGCTTCAACTGGATATTCGCCGGTTCCTGGACCGAGGCCGGCAACCAGATGGCCCGTCGCGACAACGCCGACAGCGGCCTGGGCTGCACCCCGGGCTGGGCCTGGGCCTGGCCGCAGAACCGGCGGATTCTCTACAACCGCGCATCGGCCGACCCGCAAGGCAACCCCTGGGATGCGCAACGCAAGATCATCGGCTGGGACGGCAGTCGCTGGAGCGGCATCGATGTGCCGGACTTCCCGGTCAACCTGGCGCCGGGCACCCAGGCCAACCCGTTCATCATGCTCCCCGAGGGCCTGGGCCGGCTGTTCTCGGTGGGCGCCATGAACGACGGCCCGTTTCCCGAGCACTACGAGCCCACCGAAAGCCCGCTGGCGCACAACCCGCTGCACCCCAACGTCAGCAAGAGCCCCACGGCGCGGCTGTACGACAGTGACCGAACGCGCATGGGCAGCCGCGAGGAATTCCCCTACGTGGCCACTACCTATTCGATCACTGAACTGTTCCGCCACTGGACCAAGCACTCCCGGCTCAACGCGATTATCCAGCCGGAACAGTTCATCGAGATTGGCGAAGTGCTGGCCCAGGAAAAAGGCATCGTCCAGGGCGACCTGGTGCGCGTCAGCACCAAGCGCGGCTACATCAAGGCCAAGGCGGTGGTGACCAAACGCATCCGCCGCCTGCAGATCGACGGCCAGCCGGTCGATACCATCGGCATTCCTTGCCACTGGGGCTACGAAGGTGCAACCCGCAAGGGCTTCCTGGCCAATACCCTGACCCCGGGCGTCGGCGATTCCAACACCAACACCCCGGAATACAAAGCGTTCCTGGTGAACGTGGAAAAGGCCTGA
- a CDS encoding formate dehydrogenase subunit gamma, translated as MNKNKLILRTRFIERASHWFMVICFFMVALSGLSWFFPSLNWLNGVFGTPQLARILHPFLGTVVFLLLMFLFVRFVKHNLPERQDAIWFRNLKTVLSGDHSQPLQIGKYNAGQKILFWGIMGLISLLLLSGVVIWRPWFAQYFSIPLIRIALLTHALAGISLMLLIIGHAYLAFWVKGSIRGMVTGYVSRSWARSHHDRWYQQISKSEKK; from the coding sequence ATGAACAAGAACAAGCTGATCCTGCGTACCCGCTTTATCGAGCGCGCCAGCCACTGGTTCATGGTCATCTGCTTCTTCATGGTGGCGTTGTCGGGGCTGTCGTGGTTCTTCCCGTCGCTGAACTGGCTCAACGGCGTGTTCGGCACACCGCAGCTGGCGCGCATCCTGCACCCGTTTCTGGGAACGGTGGTGTTCCTGCTGCTGATGTTCCTGTTCGTGCGTTTTGTGAAGCACAACCTGCCGGAACGCCAGGACGCGATCTGGTTTCGCAACCTCAAGACGGTGCTCTCGGGGGACCACAGCCAACCGCTGCAGATTGGCAAGTACAACGCCGGGCAGAAGATCCTGTTCTGGGGAATCATGGGCCTGATCAGCCTGTTGCTGCTCAGCGGCGTGGTGATCTGGCGGCCGTGGTTCGCCCAGTACTTCAGCATTCCCCTGATTCGCATCGCCCTGCTCACCCATGCCCTGGCCGGGATCTCGCTGATGCTGCTGATCATCGGTCACGCCTACCTGGCGTTCTGGGTCAAGGGTTCGATCCGCGGCATGGTCACCGGCTACGTATCGCGCAGTTGGGCCCGCTCGCACCATGACCGCTGGTACCAGCAGATTTCCAAGAGTGAGAAGAAATGA
- a CDS encoding LysR family transcriptional regulator gives MNRNDLRRVDLNLLIVFETLMHERSVTRAAEKLFLGQPAISAALSRLRNLFDDPLFVRTGRSMEPSARAVEIFALLSPALDSISTAVSRAAEFDPATSTAVFRIGLSDDVEFALLPMLLKRLRAEAPGIVLVVRRANYLLMPALLASGEISIGVSYTADLPANAKRKVLRRSLPKLLRADTVPGPLTLDDFCARPHALVSFAGDLSGFIDEELEKLGRKRHVVLAVPQFNGLSTLLAGTDILATVPDYTADALTAAGGVRAEDPPLPVRSFELHMAWRGSQDNDPGERWLRSRIQMFFGDPDSL, from the coding sequence ATGAATCGTAATGACCTGCGTCGTGTCGACCTGAATCTGTTGATCGTATTCGAAACACTGATGCACGAACGCAGTGTGACCCGCGCCGCCGAGAAGCTGTTCCTCGGCCAGCCGGCCATCAGTGCAGCCCTGTCGCGCCTGCGCAACCTGTTCGACGACCCGCTGTTCGTGCGCACCGGGCGCAGCATGGAACCCTCGGCCCGGGCAGTGGAAATCTTCGCCCTGCTCTCGCCGGCCCTGGATTCGATCTCCACCGCCGTCAGCCGCGCCGCCGAATTCGACCCGGCCACCAGCACCGCCGTATTCCGTATCGGTCTTTCCGACGACGTGGAATTCGCCCTGCTGCCGATGCTGCTCAAACGCCTGCGCGCCGAAGCCCCGGGCATCGTGCTGGTGGTACGCCGCGCCAACTATCTGCTGATGCCCGCGCTGCTGGCCTCCGGCGAAATCTCCATCGGCGTCAGCTACACCGCCGACCTGCCGGCAAACGCCAAGCGCAAGGTCCTGCGCCGCAGCCTGCCCAAACTGCTGCGGGCCGACACCGTGCCCGGCCCCCTGACCCTGGACGACTTCTGCGCCCGCCCCCACGCCCTGGTGTCGTTCGCCGGGGACCTGAGCGGGTTCATCGATGAGGAGCTGGAGAAGCTCGGACGCAAGCGCCACGTCGTGCTCGCCGTACCGCAATTCAACGGCCTGAGCACCCTGCTGGCCGGCACCGACATCCTTGCCACCGTGCCCGACTACACCGCCGACGCCCTCACTGCCGCCGGCGGCGTACGCGCCGAAGATCCGCCACTGCCGGTGCGCAGTTTTGAGCTGCACATGGCCTGGCGTGGCTCACAGGACAACGATCCAGGGGAGCGCTGGTTGCGTTCGCGGATTCAGATGTTCTTCGGCGACCCCGACAGCCTCTGA
- the fdhE gene encoding formate dehydrogenase accessory protein FdhE: MSSIKLTPLEPTSGGVEEISALLLPDLRQHFSRRAARLRQLAEGHEQADYLRFAARVAEAQQAIFERSPVAAEELQALVARIGDGAPLDVQRLPRSAYWQAALEQLIEHLRRDASAPLTKALDAIGGMPAEQREACAEQLLLGHYLQVDSGQALFFWAALSLYFSQLASALPVTAQAQVGEQRQHCPVCCSAPVASVILSGKRAGLRYLHCGLCESRWHMVRAKCSNCEGTGQLHYWSLEHQDSAVKAESCGDCQSYLKVFYYPHDQRLEPVADDLASLALDAGLEAEGFARSSINPFLFPGQA, from the coding sequence ATGAGCAGCATCAAGCTAACCCCACTGGAGCCCACCAGTGGCGGCGTGGAAGAAATCAGCGCCTTGTTGCTGCCGGACCTGCGCCAGCACTTCAGCCGGCGCGCAGCGCGCCTGCGGCAACTGGCCGAAGGTCACGAGCAGGCCGACTACCTGCGGTTTGCCGCGCGGGTGGCCGAGGCGCAACAGGCGATATTCGAGCGTTCGCCGGTGGCGGCCGAGGAGTTGCAGGCGCTGGTGGCGCGGATCGGTGATGGCGCGCCGCTGGATGTGCAGCGCCTGCCGCGCTCGGCCTATTGGCAAGCGGCCCTTGAGCAACTGATCGAGCACCTGCGCAGGGACGCCAGCGCCCCGCTGACCAAGGCCCTGGACGCCATCGGCGGCATGCCCGCCGAGCAGCGTGAAGCCTGTGCCGAGCAGTTGCTGCTGGGGCATTACCTTCAGGTAGACAGCGGCCAGGCGCTGTTTTTCTGGGCGGCCCTGAGCCTGTATTTCAGCCAACTGGCCAGCGCCCTGCCGGTGACTGCCCAGGCCCAGGTGGGAGAACAGCGCCAGCATTGCCCGGTGTGCTGCAGCGCGCCGGTGGCCAGCGTGATCCTCAGCGGCAAGCGCGCCGGCCTGCGTTACCTGCACTGCGGATTATGCGAGAGCCGCTGGCACATGGTGCGAGCAAAATGCAGCAACTGCGAAGGCACCGGCCAACTGCACTACTGGTCGCTGGAGCACCAGGACAGCGCGGTCAAGGCCGAGAGCTGTGGAGACTGCCAGAGCTACCTGAAGGTGTTCTATTACCCACACGATCAGAGGCTGGAGCCGGTGGCCGACGATCTCGCGTCCTTGGCCCTGGATGCCGGGCTTGAGGCTGAAGGCTTCGCGCGAAGCAGCATCAACCCGTTCCTGTTTCCCGGCCAGGCATGA